A DNA window from Leptospira selangorensis contains the following coding sequences:
- a CDS encoding TetR/AcrR family transcriptional regulator, translated as MKKAVKQLPKTRDLEKTREKILYTAFQKFFQSGFQATSMDDIVKGTDLSKGAFYHQFPTKFILGYAVVEEVIRPLIIDRWIRPLQDYEDPLQGILDLMQKHICDIKPDLIRYGCPLNNFMQEMSPVDKGFHTRLKSALQLWIQELEKELVRAKENGLILENINTQEAASFIVMFHEGVYGFLKGSGDRKLSGHFLNMMKNYLQSISTGK; from the coding sequence ATGAAGAAGGCAGTAAAACAGTTACCAAAAACCCGAGATCTGGAAAAAACCAGAGAGAAAATCCTATACACTGCCTTTCAGAAGTTTTTCCAATCAGGCTTTCAGGCCACAAGCATGGATGATATAGTAAAGGGAACTGATTTGAGTAAAGGAGCGTTTTACCATCAATTTCCTACCAAGTTCATTTTAGGTTACGCGGTGGTGGAGGAAGTTATCCGGCCTCTGATTATAGACCGCTGGATCCGCCCTCTCCAGGATTACGAGGATCCTTTGCAAGGGATCCTGGATCTGATGCAAAAACATATCTGCGATATTAAGCCGGATCTAATTCGTTATGGATGCCCTTTGAATAATTTTATGCAGGAGATGTCTCCTGTGGATAAAGGATTCCATACTCGATTAAAATCCGCTCTTCAGCTTTGGATCCAAGAATTAGAAAAAGAATTGGTACGAGCAAAAGAGAACGGACTGATCCTAGAAAATATCAATACCCAGGAAGCTGCTTCCTTTATCGTAATGTTTCATGAAGGAGTCTATGGCTTCTTAAAAGGATCAGGTGACCGGAAATTATCCGGTCACTTTCTCAACATGATGAAAAATTATCTCCAATCGATCTCAACTGGCAAATGA
- a CDS encoding DUF1761 domain-containing protein — MIPINLTSVLLATLAAMVLGFLLHGPILGKVWMRLANIVPTGNEKFSDMLPNLFWNLVANFVTAYVIAVIYLFAMPSPYLAGEGIWRGVICALWLWIGFVVTSTSMEVIWMGRKLGLWLFECGCSFLVMSVMGAIIASY, encoded by the coding sequence ATGATACCGATCAATTTAACTTCAGTTTTGTTGGCTACTCTTGCCGCTATGGTTTTAGGCTTTCTTTTGCATGGACCCATTCTTGGCAAAGTTTGGATGAGGCTCGCGAATATTGTGCCCACAGGAAATGAAAAGTTTTCAGATATGCTTCCGAATTTATTTTGGAACTTAGTCGCAAACTTTGTGACCGCTTATGTGATAGCCGTCATTTATCTGTTCGCTATGCCTTCTCCTTATCTGGCGGGTGAGGGTATTTGGAGAGGAGTAATTTGTGCACTTTGGCTATGGATCGGTTTTGTAGTAACCTCCACTTCGATGGAAGTGATTTGGATGGGAAGAAAACTTGGCCTTTGGTTATTCGAATGCGGCTGTTCTTTTCTGGTTATGTCGGTCATGGGTGCGATCATCGCAAGTTATTGA
- a CDS encoding elongation factor G-like protein, whose translation MSVPFLNPGIFAHIDAGKTTLLERILFETGKISAPGRIEEGTTESDYLPEEIERGISIQSTVARIPYPDTKKPRVILQFVDNPGHLDFQSQANASLLVSDFGLVLIDSFEGLKSQTFQNVEALRKSGKPILFFLNKLDRPGADILSPLVDLEVALGKEPILLFKEDGSIPVLKGEGQESEFLPLIEWDHGLSEEYLKDHKLLPKLALKGLVQGFWEGKIFPVLGGSALQGLGVKELLSLLEILAQGKPSSPSSKEQTGVAFKREIHPELGKLLHFQTLASIKVGDFFLHGETRHKIENLYQISARDYEEVSAGYAGELLATTSLLDWIPGEILSRHNIENKTLLSPIRKQFQILIEPEKEEDRQELWDRLQDLAWLDEAVSVDILSETGQFRLSGTGELHLEISLSRLKESFSKSFQTSGIKVARFALWKNLVQKVAFQHTAFDQKISSGQVLASLESSHNFSKGVRFNVQLADPIKEAITSAFTEVTARGIDGEEVLGLQMIVEGYESPSETKSFDLSSLIKVAVIKGLKDIIPNHSVFIGPLSELEILTPNQYLGDILASLAKRDAKIRKVTELTEGRHLIQASASTQNLLGFSGVLRNMAQGRGVLSLDTLFDFDNHSVLF comes from the coding sequence ATGTCAGTACCATTCTTAAATCCAGGAATATTCGCACATATTGATGCGGGTAAGACCACACTCTTAGAAAGGATCTTATTCGAGACCGGCAAAATTTCTGCGCCGGGCAGAATTGAAGAAGGTACCACAGAGTCCGATTATCTTCCGGAAGAGATAGAAAGAGGAATTTCTATCCAATCTACTGTGGCTCGGATTCCTTATCCTGATACGAAAAAGCCTCGGGTCATTCTCCAATTCGTGGATAATCCTGGACATCTTGACTTTCAGTCCCAAGCAAACGCTTCTTTGCTCGTTTCCGACTTCGGCTTGGTTCTTATAGATTCATTCGAAGGATTAAAATCCCAGACCTTCCAGAACGTCGAAGCACTTAGAAAGTCAGGAAAACCAATATTATTTTTTCTAAATAAACTAGATCGTCCTGGTGCGGACATTCTTTCTCCACTCGTTGATCTAGAAGTCGCCTTAGGAAAAGAACCGATCCTTTTATTCAAAGAAGACGGAAGTATTCCCGTTTTAAAGGGAGAAGGTCAGGAGTCGGAGTTCCTACCGCTCATAGAATGGGACCACGGACTTTCGGAAGAATATCTGAAAGATCATAAACTTCTTCCTAAACTTGCTCTCAAAGGTTTGGTACAAGGGTTCTGGGAAGGAAAAATTTTTCCAGTGCTCGGAGGTTCTGCACTCCAAGGACTCGGCGTAAAGGAATTACTCTCCCTATTAGAGATCCTCGCCCAAGGAAAGCCTTCTTCTCCTTCTTCCAAAGAGCAAACAGGTGTTGCTTTCAAAAGAGAGATCCATCCTGAACTTGGAAAACTTCTTCATTTCCAAACTTTGGCATCCATTAAGGTCGGAGACTTCTTCTTACATGGCGAAACAAGACATAAGATAGAGAATTTATACCAAATTTCCGCAAGAGATTATGAGGAAGTTTCCGCGGGCTATGCAGGAGAACTTCTCGCAACTACTTCTCTTTTGGATTGGATCCCTGGAGAAATCCTTTCGAGACATAATATAGAAAACAAAACTCTACTCTCTCCGATTAGAAAACAATTTCAGATCTTGATAGAACCTGAAAAAGAAGAAGATCGACAGGAACTTTGGGATCGTTTGCAAGATCTGGCCTGGTTGGATGAAGCGGTAAGTGTAGATATTCTTTCTGAAACGGGGCAATTTCGTTTATCAGGCACCGGTGAGTTACATTTGGAGATCTCTCTTTCGCGTTTAAAGGAGTCTTTTTCGAAAAGCTTTCAAACAAGTGGAATCAAGGTTGCAAGATTTGCTCTATGGAAAAATTTGGTTCAAAAGGTCGCATTTCAGCATACCGCGTTCGATCAAAAGATCTCGAGCGGTCAGGTGCTCGCGTCCTTGGAAAGTTCTCACAACTTTTCTAAGGGAGTGCGGTTTAATGTTCAGCTAGCTGATCCAATCAAAGAGGCGATTACATCCGCGTTTACGGAAGTCACCGCCCGGGGAATAGATGGAGAAGAAGTTCTCGGTCTACAAATGATTGTCGAGGGTTACGAGTCTCCAAGTGAGACAAAGTCTTTCGATCTTTCTTCCCTGATCAAAGTAGCTGTCATCAAAGGTTTAAAGGACATAATTCCGAATCATTCGGTTTTCATTGGTCCCCTTTCCGAGTTAGAGATTCTTACACCGAATCAATATCTCGGAGATATATTGGCCAGTTTGGCTAAGAGGGACGCGAAGATTCGTAAGGTCACTGAGTTGACCGAAGGGCGTCATTTGATCCAGGCAAGCGCTTCTACGCAAAACTTGCTTGGCTTTAGCGGTGTCCTTAGAAATATGGCACAGGGAAGGGGCGT